The following nucleotide sequence is from Alteromonas sp. V450.
CCACAATACCTAACGCCCCCGACCAGCCAATTTCGCTCCAGCTTGCGCCCATCAGCATCGCGAAAGCGCCGGTAGCCATGGCAAACGCTACGCCGGTGGTAAACTTTCCGTACGGGCTGCCCATTGCATCTATTTCATTGAGACGTTTATCGGCCTCTGTTAAAGACAGCTTTCCACTAAGCAACTCACTTGCTAGCTCGTCGGTGAGCGATAGCGCGTTCATGTCTAAATCACCGGGTAATAACCGCGCTGCATGATTGTATTCATCTTCGTGGCGGTCGCTCCAAATAACGAATGTCAGTGACGTAGGTGTGCTAATAAACGAGGCGTGTACGCCTAAATAAGTAGCCACTTCACCTAAATAGGCTTCTAACCTAAACGCAGGTGTACCGTACTTGTGCAGCATTTTTCCAAGCTTCACGATAAATTTTCGAATTTGAATAAATTCAGCGGTATCCAACGCAGGTTCCTCGGCTATAGATAAATTTAATATGGGATAAATCGGATAAAAAAGCCAGACGGTTAGTGAGTGGTCTGGCTAAAAATTGCGCGGATTGTACGGGGGTGAAATGGCGAAAGCAAAACAAATTTTCTTTTATTTTGCATTAGAAAAACTAGGGCGTTAATACAACGCGCTTGCACATAGGCAATCGAACGCTATTTAGTCTTTACTGTTATTCACAGGCCATATTTGGCACATTCTTAAACATCATCCAATCTTTCCATACGGGCTCTAAGCCTTGCGCTCGTATTGCGCGTACCACGGCCTCTACGGGGCGATTATCGTCAATATCAAACTGATTGAGCGCTTGCGTAGGTTCACTGTAACCGCCGGGCTGAGTTTGCGATGCTGCGCTCATAGACGTTACCCCAAGCGACATTGCACCGTCGCGAAAAGCGCTAGACTCGCGGGTTGACAAAGACAGCTCTGCATAAGGGTTAAAAATGCGATGCGCACAAATAAGCTGAAGTAAATCCCGTTCATTGGGCAGTTTGTTATTCATTAATGCATTACCCCCTGTTGTATTGCCCTCGCAACTGCGAAGACGAGGAAATGCAATAGACACCCGACTTTTCCAGTAATGCTGTTGAAGCAGTTTACCGTGCAGCGCCGTCATCGCGCTGTCAACGCGCCAGTCACCCAAACCGAGTAGCGCACCAATACCTATTTTATCAATACCCGCCTGTCCGAGGCGATCAGAGGCTTCAAGACGCCATAAAAAATCCTGTTTCTTGCCACGTGTGTGGAAGTTCGCATAATGCTTTGGACAATAGGTTTCCTGATACACCAGCACAGCATCTAAGCCCAAGGTTTTTAGCTTTGCATATTCGTTTTGTTTCAGTGGCTGTACTTCCATCATGAGGTAGCTGACCTTATCGCGAATGGCGGCAAGGGTTTTTTCAAAGTACGCCATACCCACTTTGCTTTCATGTTCGCCGGTTACCAGTAGCACTTGTGAAAACCCCATTGCGTTAATGGCGGCTATTTCACTTAAAACCTGCGGTGTGCTTAATGTGGTGCGCTTAATTTTGTTGCTCATGGTAAAGCCGCAGTAAGTACATTCGTTTGCGCATAAATTTGATAAATACAAAGGTACAAACAGCTGCATGGTGTTGCCAAAACGGTGGCGCGCAAGGGCAAACGCGCGCTGTGCCATATCTTCTAAGTAGGGCTTGGCCGCAGGAGAAATTAGCGCCATAAAATCATCGAGCGTTAGCACTGTACTCTTTAGGGCATGTTCTACGTCATGGGCGTTTTTACTGTTGATTGACAGCGACAAATGGGAGAGATCTTGCTGCAACAACGCGTTGGCTACTTTCATGTAGTAGACTCCAAAAATGCAGTCAGCGGGCTTGAAGCGTGAGCAGTACGATGTGTAGCGCCAAGCCCTGCTTCGAAGGCTTGACGGCCCGTTTCTACCGCACTGGCAAACGCCTGTGCCATGGCGACAGGATTTCGCGCCGTTGCAATGGCGGTATTTACTAATACTGCGTCTACACCAAGCTCCATGGCTGCCATTGCTTCACTGGGTTTACCAATGCCTGCATCTACAATAACCGGAATGCGCGCTTGCTCTACAATAATTTCTAAAAACGGTTTGGTCTGCAGCCCTTGGTTGCTGCCAATGGGGGCACCTAAGGGCATAACAGCAGCGCAGCCAACATCTTCCAAGCGTTTGCACAACACGGGGTCGGCGCCGCAATAGGGCAAAACCTTAAACCCTTTTTTTACCAGCATGCTGGCGGCTTTTAATGTTTCGATGGGGTCGGGTAATAAATAGCGTTGATCGGGATGAATTTCTAATTTAATCCAGTGACTCCCTATGGCCTCATAAGCCAATTCAGCGGCGAACACGGCCTCTTCAGCGGTTTTTGCACCAGAGGTGTTAGGGAGTAAGGTAACGCCAAGTGCTTTAAGCGCTTTTAATGTGCTGTCTTGCTGGCTTTCTGCTGCTACCCGCTTCATTGCCAAGGTGACGATCGCGCTTTGTGAGGCCTCTACTGCCTGGCGCATGGTGGCAACATTACTGAATTTGCCTGTGCCCGTCAGCAGACGAGAGGAAAAGGTTTGGTCGGCTAAAGTGAGCATATTATCCCCCTGCTACTAATGTAAAAACATCTAGGCTGTCGTTGTCTTTTAAATAGGTTGTAGCCCATTCTTGCTTGCTGATAATGGTGTTATTGCAGGCAATGGCGGTTCCTTCGCTACCTAACTGATTAAGCGCAACAAGTTCAGCAATTGATATGGGCGATATAGCGTTAATGGCTTGGTTATTAACGTGTAGTCGAATTTGTGTCATTGGCATACCTCGCAGTTGGCAGAGGGGGGAAGAAAAAATGATTGCATTTTGCCCTGAGCGGCATCGGCATGAATGTAGTGTCCCCACTTAATGTTCGCGTGAGCTTTTTTCGCTAAGTACAGTAAAACTTGTGTGGCCTGATGACATGCCGCCATGCCCACAACAGGCCCCAAAATACCTTGGCTTACACAGTTTTCATTCACTTGAATATGACTGACTAAGCAGTGGTAACAGCCGCTTTCATTGAGCGCGTTGTTAATATTTATCGCTTGCCAGGTAAGGCCACTGGCCGACGCAATAAACAGTGGAACCTTAGCACTAACGCACGCCTTGTTAATCGCTTTGCGCACCGTGACATTGTCAGTGCAGTCTAAAACGCAGGTGGCATTTTGAATAATGGTATGTAAGTTCTTACTATCAGCAAATCGACTTTTAAGTTCGATGCTTGCATAGGGGTTCACTTTTTGTAATTCGCTTTTTAGCGCATTAGTTTTTAGTTCGCCTAAATGCATTTCGTTGTAGCTTGTTTGCCGCTGAAGATTGCTTACATCAACAGTGTCACCGTCTACCAGGGTAAGCTTTCCTTCACAGGGAGGCGCTGTTGCACGGGCTTTGCACTGAGCGGCCACACCTGCGCCTATAAGATATCGGGCCGCAACACTGCCAAGCCCGCCCAGCCCGATAATAACCACGTGTGCGTTAGCGATGTTACGCTGGCCTTCCTCGTCTATGTCATCGAGTAATAATTGTCGGCTATACCGCTTTATCTCTTGATGCGTTAGCAAGGTGTGCCTCCTGCCTCACTATTAAAGCCGGCTTCACTAGCCAGTTCGTGATATGCCGCAATGGGGTCGCCAGCACGAGTGATTGCAGTTACAACTGCAATACTGTCTACCCCAGTGTTCGCCACTGCTTTTATGCGTTGCTGATTGATACCACCAATAGCGACAGTGGGAATATTCCCGCACAATGCTACGTATTTGGCTAATCGTTCAACGCCTTGTGGTTGTGACGGCATGTCTTTCGTTGTCGTGGGAAATATATGCCCTAATGCAATGTACGAGGGGTTCAGGCGCTTAATGCGCTGTATTTCAGCAAAACCATGTGTAGACACGCCTAGTCGAAGGCCGGCATTTTGAATGGCGTTAAGGTCGGCACTGTAAATATCTTCTTGGCCCAGATGTACGCCAAATGCACCAAGCTCTATTGCAAGGGCCCAGTGGTCGTTGATAAAAAGCTGGCAGTCTGTGTTTTCAGTCAGCAGCACAGCCTGTCGAATTTGTTCACGAATTTCAGACTCTGACCCATGCTTTACCCGTAGCTGAATTATCTTCACCCCGGTTGGAATAAGCTTGGCAAGCCAATCTATACTGTCTACTACCGGATAAATGCCAAGCTTTGTATGCACAAGTGGCGCGAATGCGTTTTGGTTTTCATTTGCTTTGTGATGGCACAGCGTGCTGGCGCACTCACAGTTTTCACGCTCAAAAGAAACGCTTGGAAAAAGGTTAGCGTTACTGGGAAAGCCGTTAATTCTAGCAAAAGCAACGGGGTTATTATGCATTGATGAACGCGTTTGCCCTTGCAGCGTTTTATGGCGTACTTCACTAACATAAGCATTAGCCAGTGTTAGTGCGTCTTCTATATCGTAGCCATTAACAACAAACGCCGTGATAGCGCTTGCCAGCATGCAGCCTGTACCACGGAGTTTGCCGGTATTCACGCGCGGCTGCATAAAATTTAACGTGTGCGAGGCGCTGATAAAGGTATCGCAAACGTTTTGCTGCCAGCGGGCGTGACCGCCTTTGATGTATAGCGCATGGGCTCCTTTATCCATAAGGTGTCCGGCAGCTGTAAATAGCGTGTTATGGTCGCTAACCTGTGTTGCTGTAAGCCATTGTAGTTCTTGTATGTTTGGTGTAACTAAATCAACGGTACGTAACAACGCCTCAATCGCCCCGTCGCTCAAATCGCTGAGCTTTCCCCCCGACGATGTCCTTAACACTGGGTCCCATACAACAAAGGGTTTAGGCGTAGGCAGTGATTGTATTCGTGCGCATAGCAATAGGGCCTGTTCATCGTTGGCAATGGCGCCTATTTTGATAGCTTGTGCTGGCGTGCTTTGGGCGAGTACTTGCCATTGTTGATTAAGTGCCGATGCACTGGCGCTTTCTTTTGAAAGCATGAGTGTATTTGATTGCACGGTAAGCTGCGTGGTTAAAATACAGGCATGTACGCCTAAATCGGCAAACGTAATGGCGTCGCGGGTCACGCCCGCGCCACCACTAGAATCTACACCACCTATACACCATACAACCGGCTGCTGTGAGGCGGTGAATTGCTCAACCTGCTCTGTCATGGCATTCCAACCTTGCTATCAGCAGCGTGGTACAGTTCAGCGCCCGTTTTATTGAAGGCCGATGCCATTTCTTGCATACCCTTATCTTTCTCGGTTTGTTTGGCAACGTCGCGAACCTCTTGAGAAATTTTCATGCTGCAGAATTTCGGGCCGCACATAGAGCAAAAGTGGGCCACTTTGCCAGACGCCTGCGGCAAGGTTTCATCGTGATAAGCCCTGGCAGTATGAGGGTCGAGCGCTAAGTTAAACTGGTCTTCCCATCTAAATTCAAAGCGTGCCTTCGACATGGCGTTGTCGCGAATTTGAGCGCCGGGATGGCCTTTTGCTAAGTCGGCTGCGTGAGCCGCAATTTTGTAAGTAATTAAGCCTTGTTTAACGTCTTCTTTATTCGGCAGGCCTAAATGCTCTTTTGGCGTTACGTAGCACAGCATGGCACAGCCATACCAGCCAATCATTGCTGCACCAATGCCTGAAGTGAAATGATCATAACCCGGTGCAATGTCAGTGGTAAGTGGCCCAAGGGTATAAAACGGCGCTTCGTGGCAGTGTTTAAGCTGCTCTTCCATGTTTGCTTTTATCATGTGCATTGGCACATGACCTGGGCCTTCAATCATTACTTGAACATCGTATTCCCATGCAATTTTGGTTAGCTCACCAAGAGTGCGTAACTCGGAGAACTGCGCATCGTCGTTAGCATCAGCTACGCTGCCCGGGCGCAGGCCGTCACCTAATGACAGCGCCACATCGTACTTTGCGCAAATCTCACAAATATCGTGAAAGTGTTCGTACAAAAAGCTTTGCTGGTGGTGACTTAAGCACCACTTTGCCATTATCGAGCCTCCGCGAGACACAATACCAGTAACCCGCTTCGCGGTAAGGTGTACGTATTCCAATAGCACGCCAGCGTGAATAGTGAAGTAGTCTACCCCCTGCTCGGCTTGCTCAATTAGGGTGTCTTTAAACATCTCCCACGTTAAATCTTCCGCCACGCCATTCACTTTTTCCAGTGCCTGATAAATGGGTACGGTGCCAAGAGGAACCGGGCTGTTGCGCAGCAGCCATTCACGGGTTTCGTGAATGTTTCTGCCGGTAGATAAATCCATAATTGTGTCGGCGCCCCAGCGCGTTGACCACACAAGCTTTTCTACCTCCTCCTCAATAGACGAGGTTACCGCCGAATTACCGATATTGGCGTTAATCTTCACCAAGAAATTGCGGCCAATAATCATGGGTTCTAACTCGGGATGATTGATATTACACGGAATAATGGCACGTCCAGCGGCGACTTCTTGGCGAACAAATTCAGGCGTGATGGTGTCTGGTAGGTTAGCGCCAAAGTGCTCCCCTTTGTGCTGCTGGGTTAGTTCTGCCTCTTTAATGGCCTGTCGACCCATATTTTCTCTAATGGCAATGTATTCCATTTCTGGGGTAACAATGCCCTGTCTTGCATAGTGAAGCTGGGTAACGTTTTTACCCGCTTTGGCTTTTAGTGGTTTGCGGCTGCGAATAAAGCGGAAATCTTCGGTAAAAATGTCGTTTTCACGCTCTTTGGCAAAGCTCGATGACACGCCTGCTAGTTCTACAGTATCGCTGCGCTCCTCAATCCATTTTTGGCGAAGCGGTGCTAAACCTTTGTGTACATCAATGTTTTCCTGCGGATCGCCATAGGGCCCAGAGGTATCGTACACTGGAATAGGCGGGTTTGGCTCTAGAATGGGGTTTTCTTCGGTGCCACCGACTAAGCTGTCGTGCTGGTGTATAAGGCGCATAGCCACACGAATATCGTCTCGGCTACCACACTCATAATGGCGTGTTGAATTGGGGTAAGCTTCGCCCGCTAGTTCATTAATGAATTGCTGCGCTTGTTGGCGTTGTTCGCGTCTGTTAGACATAGCATTTTACCTTGTAGATTTAGGTTCAAAAAATGCTTGTCAGGAGTGAAGGAGAATACAACGTGTAAGTGTAGACGGCGATAAACCCGTTACTTTAGCGATATTGTTCGTAAAGGGCTGTGGTGAGAACGGCCTTAACAACGTGAATGCTTATCTAGCATTATTCGTACGTTGCCTACCTGTGGTGTCTAATAGCACCTCAAGACATTATGGCAATCACCAACAGTAAAACAATTTCGCTTCACAACGCCAAACGACCGCTTAACGTTGTGCACACTGCATTTTCTTGTTCCCTTCGCAGGTATTAGCCTGATCAGGTTCTACGGATCCCACTTTCGCGGTCTCAGCTTACTGGATTACCAGTTAAGCACTCCGACAAGTTGTTACTTTGATTCGTGTTAATTACACAACACAAATCAACAATTCCTTTTTACTATATCGTCAATGCCGAAAAGATTACAAGTGCTGAAGAGTAGGGAAATGCTAAAAGTCGCACTATGGGCGAAGCAAAATCATATGTAATAAATCGCACATATCTTTAACGTCACCTTCGAAGTCGGTTGTTAGTGACATGGCAGTAATCGAATAGCCTTCTACAAAGGGTATGAATAACGCTACAGCTTTTGAGGCGTTGTCTGGTGTTGCAGCTACAGGGCTGAAAATAGCATTAAGCACCTGTGCAGATGATTGGTAATAGGCTTTTAAATACTGTTCAATGGCAGCATTTCTAGTGGAAATTGCCCAATATTCGCGAAATATACGACACATTTCTGACAGTTCAAGTCCGTGGCATAAAAACGCTTTTACTAAGGATGTCAGGTCTTCATGTAGGGTAGCTTCAGACGTAAGTTTGGGCATTTCGCGCATTTCAGACAGGCACGATTGAAAGTAACGGTCGGCAAGAGCAACAAGCAAGTTATCTTTGTTTTTGAAGTAATACTGCACGTTGCTTAATGTCATATTTGCACCAGCAGCAACTTGCCTCATGGTTACACCATAGTCACCCTCATTTTTTAGCAAAGTTAATGCGACGTCTAATATTTTCTCTGATTTTTCGCTCTTTTTCATGCTGCCTTTGCTTATCAATTTTTTCTTCACTTAGAGTAATTTACCTAAAGCGCGGTGATTTTTCCAAAATAACGGCTTGATATTTTAGGTCGGATGACCTAATGTTTCAAGGGTTAGGTCGCATGACCTAATTTGTGGTGTTGTAGCCGAGTTTATGAGGATGTGTGATGATTAAAGCGTTAAGAACCCCCGATGACAGATTTAAAAATCTCGTTGATTACCCTTTTGAGCCCAACTATGTAGATGATCTTGAAGGGTATGAAGGCTTGCGTGGCCACTATATTGATGAAGGTAGCAAAGGCGCAGAGAATGTATTTCTTTGTCTTCATGGTGAGCCCGCTTGGAGTTATTTATACAGAAAAATGATTCCAGAGTTTGTTAAAGCGGGTGGTCGTGTCGTTGCGCCCGATTTATTAGGTTTTGGTAAATCAGATAAACCTATCGGTGAAGATACTTACACCTTCGAGTTTCACCGCAATTATTTAATACAGCTTATTGAACGCCTAGACCTTAAAAACATTACATTGGTATGCCAAGACTGGGGTGGTTTACTTGGGCTTACATTGCCTATGGATATGCAGCGCCGGTTTAAACGTTTAATCATTATGAATACGGGACTGTTGGTGGAGCCTGTTATTGCGCCAGCGTTTATTGAATGGCATGACGATATTGTAAAAGCTAATCCGCTGTCGCTGTCGCACTTCTTTAAGCAATATGCACCTACTATCAATGAAGACGAAGCTAACGCTTACGCTGCACCATTCCCTGACAGCAGTTACTTATCAGGGGTATTGAAGTTTCCCAAAATTGTCGCAAACCCCGATCAAGTGTGTATTGAAACTTCTACTAGAGCCTTCTCTTTTTGGAAGAATGATTGGGATGGGGAAACCTTCATGGCTATTGGTATGAAAGATAAAATGTTGGGGCCAGATGTTATGCATTTCATGCAGGGTGTTATTAGAGGGTGCCCAGAGCCAATGGAAGTGCCAGAGGCCGGACATTTCGTTCAAGAGTTCGGAGATACAGTTGCATCTGCCGCACTAAAACAGTTTGGTCTTATTTAAGAGGGCGTTATGAAGATTTTACACTTGGTATTCCACCCCAACTTAGCAACATCCAGAGTGAATAATACTTGGCAAAAGCAAATTATTGCATCTGGAAAAGTGAGCACGAGCCGCGATATGTACAACGAGTATCCCGACTTTCAAATTGACAAAGACAAGGAGCAAAAGCTGCTTTTAGAGCACGATCGTATTGTTATTCAATTCCCTATTTATTGGTGGTCGATGACACCGTTACTTAAAAAGTGGCTGGATGATGTGCTTGAATATCAATTTGCTTATGGCAGCAAAGGTGACAAGCTGAAAGGTAAAGATCTCATGCTTATTTGTTCTGCCGGCGGGCAGGCGAAGAATTATAGCGGGTTTGACATGTTTGCCACCGTACCGGAAATACTAAAACCCTTCCAACTTACGGCAAACTTAGCACAGATGAACTACGCACAGCCGCTGTACATGTTTAACGCAGATGCATGCAGTGACGATGAAGTAGAGAGATACGGTAAATCTTGGGTTCGCGTTATTGATGATGAAAAACGTGGAAACGGGTTGAGTTTCGCCAATGCAAAAATTCGTGACGAGCTAGACGAGGTATATGAGCAGCTAGGCATGGCTTAGCGATTTTATCTTCAAAACAAAAAAGCCACCAGCAGTTGAGACGTCAACTACTGGGGGCTTTTCAGTTTATTCGCCACCGTGGTTAGCTTGGCGACACCAAGTGGCTAAACTGCGAGGTGCTGACCTTCCTTGTAAAGCTGAAGCGCGGTAGCAGTGTCATGCTTGCGTTCGCTAATTGCAGCTAGCAGTAATAAGTCCTCTTTGCGCGGCTTCATCTTAGTGGCTTTAAGTAGGGCTTTTTCTGCTAGCATATCGTCACCCGAATTAAACGCCACCTGGCCAAGTGTGGAATACAGTGAAACGTTCTCGTCATCTTGTTTTATCCAGCTTTCAAGCAGGCGTAATGACGGCGACGCATCAGGAATATTCAACTGCGAGAAAAGCGGGAACAGGGTGCTATTTAGCCCGCGCTTTTGCCATTCAACTAATAAGCTTTGAGCATCGGCATGCATGCCCTGGTCAAGCAACTGCTGAACGTATGCAGCGCGGTAAGCATCGTCGTGACGAAGCTTACGAGGTAGGGTGTCCCAATACGATTTAAGCTCGACTGCACCTTGCTTACTGGCAATTTCTGCAAACTTACCTTTGGCAATTCGCTGGCTCCACATCGTATAATCAGCTTTGGGCAATGATTTACGCCAGCCTGATAAATTCTCCTCAAGCACTTGCCATTTACCTAGCTTGGCAAGAATTTGTGCTTTTAACTGCACAACTTGCTTGTTCTCGCGCTCTTGCTCGTCAAGCTCGTTAAGTTTTTCTAGCGCCGCATCGTATTTATCTTCAGCAATGTCAATGCGCGCGTGCATGACGGTTGCGGCTACTTTTGCTTTTGGAAAGTCAGTTGCCTGAACAAGGAAGTAGCGGGCTTTGGCTAAATCGCCGTTGGCAAATGCAATTTGCGCAGACGCCAAATAGTTAACGCCTTCAAAATCGCCGTTAGTTGTTTTTCCCAACGCTTTTTGTGCTGCATCGAAATCACCTGCGGCCATGGCATGCAGGCCATCGTAAAATGCGCGCTTGCGCTTGCGCTCACCAAAGGTACCAAACCACTTATGTGAGCCTGTCACCAGGCTTAGCGCCCACAGTACAAGTCGCGACAGTACATACCAGGCGATAACGGCACCAATCACTAAAATACAAAAGCTGATCACTGTCATTTCAATGGCAGTATTACCAAGTGAAATCAGTACATAGCCTTTGTCGCCAAGCAACATGGGCCCAACAATTAACGCAATAACAAATGCGGCTAATACCGCAAGGGCAATAGCTAACCATTTCATAATGCGCTTGCTCCTTGTCCGAACACTTGCTTAACGCGGCTGTCTAATAAGCGCTCTAGAGGTTTCTGCGAAACCAATTCACTAGGAATGGGGCGAGATACATCTGTCTCAAGTAAGTTTTGTAAGGCATTCACGAAGCCTGATACTTGGCTTGCATCGATATCAAATTTTTCTATTAGCAAGGTTTGTGCGTATTGTAGTGATTGATTGTACAACCCCGCGTCGCCTTGCAAAGCCGCAGTTTGTGCGTGCATTAACTGTAGGCGAAGCTGTTCTTTAACAAGAAATTGCGCCTCCAACGTCATTACTGGCTCTATAGGACCTTCAAGACTTTTCACCGTTAAAAAGTCGTCGACCAGAGAGCGCCACACTTTTCCGAGATTCTCTTGCCAGTCGTCGGTCGATTCAGATAATGCGTTGTCTTGTGCGTTTACATCCACTGGCTTTTCAAACGTATCAAGGGGAAGCTTATCGATTTGTGCAATCATGCCGGTAAGGGCGAGTGCAACAGAACTTTGCGATACTTGGTTCAGCTGCTGAAGCGTTTGAATATCTTCAGCAAGGCTTGCGCGTACGGGCAATACAGACGGGTCTGCAAGTGATTTTAAACGCTTGTCGGCGTTAACTAAAAGTAAGATTGCCGTTCTTACGTCGTATTCCAACCATAGTTTTCTTCCCGCCATACGTACCAGGTAATCGGCCTCAGCAATAAGCCAATCTGCTGGTCGGCGGCCTTCCATATTCTTAATTTGCTCTAGTGTGGATTCTGACTGAAGCGTTAACATTTCGTTCTGTGCTTTTAACTCAGCAACCATGCTTTCGAGCTTTTCGTTTGTTTCAGTAACGCGTTCAAGCGACGTACTTATTTCTGCACGCTCACGCTCAATAGTGTTGATTTGGCTGATTGCACTCTCTTGCGCCGCTGCTGCAGATTTACTTGCGCTCTGCTGCTGCATGTAATACCAGTAACCTGCGCCACCCATTCCTAAAATAAGAACAAACAATACAAAAACCACAAACCACAGCAAGCCATTTCCAGATGCTTTTTTCTGTTGGGTTTTGTTTGAAGATTCAGAAGGTGATGCAGTTGCGTCTTGTTCAGCTTTCACGCTTACGAGTTCCTCTTTTTGTGGGGTGTTATCATTGTTATTGGCCATTCATGACTCCCAGTTGTCCTTTACCCAGGCAATAAGCGCCTGATCGGTGGCTCGCTGACAAACAGATACGCGAGTAACCCCTAATGTTTTGAGTGTTGTAGCAATACGTTCACTTACTGTAAGCCATGGCTGCGATAATAGGGCATTTCCATAGTGTGATAACAGCTGTGTTGCCATTGCTTCGCTTGTGGCGATAATGCCGCTAACGTCGCGCAATTTCCACCGTTTTGTGCAAATTGGGTCAGTAAGTTGCTCCCTTTTATATACGCAAAAGCTATTTACTAACATTCCCTTTTTGTCTAAGCCT
It contains:
- a CDS encoding haloalkane dehalogenase, which encodes MIKALRTPDDRFKNLVDYPFEPNYVDDLEGYEGLRGHYIDEGSKGAENVFLCLHGEPAWSYLYRKMIPEFVKAGGRVVAPDLLGFGKSDKPIGEDTYTFEFHRNYLIQLIERLDLKNITLVCQDWGGLLGLTLPMDMQRRFKRLIIMNTGLLVEPVIAPAFIEWHDDIVKANPLSLSHFFKQYAPTINEDEANAYAAPFPDSSYLSGVLKFPKIVANPDQVCIETSTRAFSFWKNDWDGETFMAIGMKDKMLGPDVMHFMQGVIRGCPEPMEVPEAGHFVQEFGDTVASAALKQFGLI
- a CDS encoding TetR/AcrR family transcriptional regulator, giving the protein MKKSEKSEKILDVALTLLKNEGDYGVTMRQVAAGANMTLSNVQYYFKNKDNLLVALADRYFQSCLSEMREMPKLTSEATLHEDLTSLVKAFLCHGLELSEMCRIFREYWAISTRNAAIEQYLKAYYQSSAQVLNAIFSPVAATPDNASKAVALFIPFVEGYSITAMSLTTDFEGDVKDMCDLLHMILLRP
- a CDS encoding NAD(P)H-dependent oxidoreductase, with the protein product MKILHLVFHPNLATSRVNNTWQKQIIASGKVSTSRDMYNEYPDFQIDKDKEQKLLLEHDRIVIQFPIYWWSMTPLLKKWLDDVLEYQFAYGSKGDKLKGKDLMLICSAGGQAKNYSGFDMFATVPEILKPFQLTANLAQMNYAQPLYMFNADACSDDEVERYGKSWVRVIDDEKRGNGLSFANAKIRDELDEVYEQLGMA
- the thiS gene encoding sulfur carrier protein ThiS, translating into MTQIRLHVNNQAINAISPISIAELVALNQLGSEGTAIACNNTIISKQEWATTYLKDNDSLDVFTLVAGG
- the thiE gene encoding thiamine phosphate synthase encodes the protein MTEQVEQFTASQQPVVWCIGGVDSSGGAGVTRDAITFADLGVHACILTTQLTVQSNTLMLSKESASASALNQQWQVLAQSTPAQAIKIGAIANDEQALLLCARIQSLPTPKPFVVWDPVLRTSSGGKLSDLSDGAIEALLRTVDLVTPNIQELQWLTATQVSDHNTLFTAAGHLMDKGAHALYIKGGHARWQQNVCDTFISASHTLNFMQPRVNTGKLRGTGCMLASAITAFVVNGYDIEDALTLANAYVSEVRHKTLQGQTRSSMHNNPVAFARINGFPSNANLFPSVSFERENCECASTLCHHKANENQNAFAPLVHTKLGIYPVVDSIDWLAKLIPTGVKIIQLRVKHGSESEIREQIRQAVLLTENTDCQLFINDHWALAIELGAFGVHLGQEDIYSADLNAIQNAGLRLGVSTHGFAEIQRIKRLNPSYIALGHIFPTTTKDMPSQPQGVERLAKYVALCGNIPTVAIGGINQQRIKAVANTGVDSIAVVTAITRAGDPIAAYHELASEAGFNSEAGGTPC
- a CDS encoding HesA/MoeB/ThiF family protein; its protein translation is MLTHQEIKRYSRQLLLDDIDEEGQRNIANAHVVIIGLGGLGSVAARYLIGAGVAAQCKARATAPPCEGKLTLVDGDTVDVSNLQRQTSYNEMHLGELKTNALKSELQKVNPYASIELKSRFADSKNLHTIIQNATCVLDCTDNVTVRKAINKACVSAKVPLFIASASGLTWQAININNALNESGCYHCLVSHIQVNENCVSQGILGPVVGMAACHQATQVLLYLAKKAHANIKWGHYIHADAAQGKMQSFFLPPSANCEVCQ
- a CDS encoding thiazole synthase, whose protein sequence is MLTLADQTFSSRLLTGTGKFSNVATMRQAVEASQSAIVTLAMKRVAAESQQDSTLKALKALGVTLLPNTSGAKTAEEAVFAAELAYEAIGSHWIKLEIHPDQRYLLPDPIETLKAASMLVKKGFKVLPYCGADPVLCKRLEDVGCAAVMPLGAPIGSNQGLQTKPFLEIIVEQARIPVIVDAGIGKPSEAMAAMELGVDAVLVNTAIATARNPVAMAQAFASAVETGRQAFEAGLGATHRTAHASSPLTAFLESTT
- the thiC gene encoding phosphomethylpyrimidine synthase ThiC; this encodes MSNRREQRQQAQQFINELAGEAYPNSTRHYECGSRDDIRVAMRLIHQHDSLVGGTEENPILEPNPPIPVYDTSGPYGDPQENIDVHKGLAPLRQKWIEERSDTVELAGVSSSFAKERENDIFTEDFRFIRSRKPLKAKAGKNVTQLHYARQGIVTPEMEYIAIRENMGRQAIKEAELTQQHKGEHFGANLPDTITPEFVRQEVAAGRAIIPCNINHPELEPMIIGRNFLVKINANIGNSAVTSSIEEEVEKLVWSTRWGADTIMDLSTGRNIHETREWLLRNSPVPLGTVPIYQALEKVNGVAEDLTWEMFKDTLIEQAEQGVDYFTIHAGVLLEYVHLTAKRVTGIVSRGGSIMAKWCLSHHQQSFLYEHFHDICEICAKYDVALSLGDGLRPGSVADANDDAQFSELRTLGELTKIAWEYDVQVMIEGPGHVPMHMIKANMEEQLKHCHEAPFYTLGPLTTDIAPGYDHFTSGIGAAMIGWYGCAMLCYVTPKEHLGLPNKEDVKQGLITYKIAAHAADLAKGHPGAQIRDNAMSKARFEFRWEDQFNLALDPHTARAYHDETLPQASGKVAHFCSMCGPKFCSMKISQEVRDVAKQTEKDKGMQEMASAFNKTGAELYHAADSKVGMP
- the thiH gene encoding 2-iminoacetate synthase ThiH; the protein is MKVANALLQQDLSHLSLSINSKNAHDVEHALKSTVLTLDDFMALISPAAKPYLEDMAQRAFALARHRFGNTMQLFVPLYLSNLCANECTYCGFTMSNKIKRTTLSTPQVLSEIAAINAMGFSQVLLVTGEHESKVGMAYFEKTLAAIRDKVSYLMMEVQPLKQNEYAKLKTLGLDAVLVYQETYCPKHYANFHTRGKKQDFLWRLEASDRLGQAGIDKIGIGALLGLGDWRVDSAMTALHGKLLQQHYWKSRVSIAFPRLRSCEGNTTGGNALMNNKLPNERDLLQLICAHRIFNPYAELSLSTRESSAFRDGAMSLGVTSMSAASQTQPGGYSEPTQALNQFDIDDNRPVEAVVRAIRAQGLEPVWKDWMMFKNVPNMACE